DNA from Helicoverpa zea isolate HzStark_Cry1AcR chromosome 5, ilHelZeax1.1, whole genome shotgun sequence:
ttgtcgagttccctcgactttctctggtctccatcatcaggtcagcttcaaaccttcactgttgcaaaggtcttgtcaatacaaataatttaagcccaaacacgaggtagtttacatattcagttgtcgagttccctcgaccctctctggtttccatcatcagatcagctccaaatcttcactgttgaatagtgcttttaggcgtacacctgagtatcaagtttttaccctatgtatgcctacaactttcgaaggttgccctcgatttctcagggtttccatcatcagatcctgacctgatgactatgggaccaactggcagctatttcgagtcgaacaaaaaaagaatcacgtaaatcggtccataaacctcggagtaatcgatgtacatacatagaaaaaaaaaaaaaaaaaaaaaacataccggccgaattgataacctcctcctttttgggaagtcggttaaaaagttaaGCTCACATACCCAAACTTTTAGACCAGTCATGAATAAATGTAATAAGGTATCCTAGTGTTATGGTTTTCCGTGACCATGCACATTTTTCTGATtgcttagggtccgttcagatagacctggtcggagagcatcggcgcgcaatTTGCTTTTCACAGAGACCGGAGCCGATCAGTTGCGCAAGCATAAAAGAGCATGcaaacggagccaaacgtcaagaaaaaatacacgatcggagccggtcggctcctcctattatttcacaccgagcgcattcgagcattctcaatgacaaaagcagtgcgcatgcaaaaataaacctttctTACAATACttagtactcaattttcaacgtgttaagaatttgctctgctctccgagAAAACGTTTGTCTGAACGGATCCTTATGTTGCAAAATCATTGTTTATTCTTATAAAGTAGGAGCATATATACCATAAATAAAGTTTCACATAGGAGTTATTTCTGAAATACAGATATTGTTTGAAACCAAATCATGACTGATATTATTTTTCAGAACTCCAATGATTTAATGATCAAACAGATTAAGTTCGTTTCAAAGTAACTAATATTGTTGTGGGTTATGATACTCTTAAGATCATAAACTTAATAAGATTTCCAACACGCAATAcctattcaaatattaaatctaGAACTTTGTAGACAGTTTAGAAAGTATCGTAAGAACGGAAGGAGacagaaaatcatcaaatattatttaaaattatattttaaaaaatgcttCTGCCTTTGTCGTTTCAGCCTTATTGTATGATAGACATGTCTGAAGTAGTAATGATAAAATGTAACAAAGGTGTAGTGCATACCTCTGAACCGAATATTTCATACTATTTTACTGAATCGTTTCGTAATGAAAATTGCGTTTGACGGAAATCTGGATAAACCTGACGAACCCGaatattcgaaaatatttttttaaaggtaagaaaatattaattaagagAGAACTTACCTCCAATAACATCCACTGTTGTGCCATCGTAGCCAAATATTCTAACTAACTCGTGTCGGACATCATTGCCTTGAATAACTCCTTCgtagaaaacattttcaaactCGGCGACATTTCCATTGGATGAACCTGTTAAGTAAACCAAAATTATAACACACAATATTGGTTTGTCATTAAATACTATTTGCTAAACATAACCtaaaagtttaaattaagtACAACGTAACGAAAACCACAGTAATTGAGCagaaaattataaagctgaaataaaaaaatataaaattagaagtgtTATTTTCATGACCGTCTATTATATTGTTAGTTTTGTTATTAATGATATTCTTAAATACGGTTATCAAAAATTAACCTAATCTAATCAGAAATATCGATAACAACATGGCGGAACatgatttttcattttcagATATTAACGGAACAAATGGAAAGATTAcgaaagataaataattataaatctaACAAATACCTTATAGGTACCACTATGGTTAGAGAAAAACGGAAGATAATATGAATCAGAAATTTATAAGAGAAATACATAAccgagaaaataaataaaatgccaaAAGGTATCTTCAACGCCGTCGTTAAACTGAAAAAGTCGAAGTACTtagataataaaacaaatcttACCATCAGTTACTGCAATGACAATCGTCGCTTGCGCTGAGAGAGCTCCTGGTCTCTGCGCTGTGATGAGGAAGACGAATTTCCGATTGCTTGCCAGCACGGCCTCCGGGATCGCACTCGACACCACAATAGTGACGGTATTCGATCCTGGGCTTACGCTGAACCACTGCGAGTTTTCTGTAGTAAAATTAACAGCAGTGATATAGGAGAGTGTTTATAGAAACATTATCTGCAGACTGATTACATAGCCGGTTCTCACCTCCTTGGAGGCCGAACTGAGTATTAGCGTCATGCCCTCCGGCTAAAGCGATGGACGTGTCTAGACGTAGACCATCAATCGTGTTATACGATCCTGTGTAAAACGGCGCGTCGAACGCTAGATGAATCGTCGGGGGTGTGTCGTCCTCGAGAATAGCTTCGAGTACTATGGTGGCGTAAGCGGTGTTCGCTTGTGGTGATGACGCTCGTATTTCCAGCACTATTATACGGTTGTCTGGTATCAGTTCTGTCGGAATGGGCGTCACCATAGTAACTGTGACTACAGAAGCCTCCCGCCGAGTGGTGAAGTAGACCGCTAGATCTGAAATTGATGAACTTGTTAACTACTCGGCCACCATACACTATCAAAGGCTCTACGGTTAGTACAGAGTGATTGAGCTCGGGAATTTACCTCCGTACAAAGCAAGTGTGACGTCATCAGTGAACCCTTGGATGATAGTAATAGGTCCAACGTGTGCCACGTCATTCTGTATAGTGCCGAGGTATGTCACTCGATCGAATCCAAGGGTGGGGCCTTGTGGGCTTTCTGTGAAACAGAGTAAATATTTAGGTTTGCCATAGTTTATTTTTCCATGTAAGAGGGACTCGTGTGAGGctaagaatattaatttatgcaCTACTATTTGGCCAAAACCACCTACCGTCCGCAGTGAGAGATATGACAATCGTCGCTTGCGCTGAGAGAGCTCCCGGTCTCTGCGCTGTGATGAGGAAGACGAATTTCCGATTGCTTGCCAGCACGGCCTCCGGGATCGCACTGGACACCACAATAGTGACGGTATTCGATCCTGGGCTTACGCTGAACCACTGCGAGTTTTCTGTAGTAAAAGAAACAGCAGTGATATAGGAGAGTGTTTAAAGAAACATTTGTCTACAGACTGAATACATAGCCGGTTCTCACCTCCTTGGAGGCCGAACTGAGTGTTGGCGTCATGCCCTCCGGCTAAAGCGATGGACGTGTCTAGACGTAGACCATCAATCGTGTTATACGATCCTGTGTAAAACGGCGCGTCGAACGCTAGCTGAATCGTCGGGGGTGTATTGTCCTCGAGAATAGCTTCGAGTACTATGGTGGCGTAAGCGGTGTTCGCTTGTGGTGATGACGCTCGTATTGCCAGCACTATTATACGGTTGTCTGGTATCAGTTCTGTCGGAATGGGCGTCACCATAGTAACTGTGACTACAGAAGCCTCCCGCCGAGTGGTGAAGTAGACCGCTAGATCTGAAATTGATGAACTTGTTAACTACTCGGCCACCATACGCTATCAAAGGCTTTACGGTAAGTACAGAGTGATAGAGCTCGGGAATTTACCTCCGTACAAAGCAAGTGTGACGTCATCAGTGAACCCTTGGATGATAGTAATCGGTCCAACGTGTGCCACGTCATTCTGTATGGTGCCGAGGTATGTCACTCGATCGAATCCAAGGGTGGGGCCTTGTGGGCTTTCTGTGAAACAGAGTAAATATCATAGTTTGTCATAGTTTATTTTTCCATGTAAGAGGGACTCGTGTGAGGAAAATTAATTTATGCACTACTATTTGGCCAAAACCACCTACCGTCCGCAGTGAGAGATATGACAATCGTCGCTTGCGCTGAGAGAGCTCCCGGTCTCTGCGCTGTGATGAGGAAGACGAATTTCCGATTGCTTGCCAGCACGGCCTCCGGGATCGCATTGGACACCACAATAGTGACGGTATTCGATCCTGGGCTTACGCTGAACCACTGCGAGTTTTCTGTAGTAAAAGAAACAGCAGTGATATAGGAGAGTgtttaaagaaacatttatcTACAGACTGATTACATAGCCGGTTCTCACCTCCTTGGAGGCCGAACTGAGTGTTGGCGTCATGCCCTCCGGCTAAAGCGATGGACGTGTCTAGACGTAGACCATCTATCGTGTTGTACGATCCTGTGTAAAACGGCGCGTCGAACGCTAGCTGAATCGTCGGAGGTGTGTCGTCCTCGAGAATAGCTTCGAGTACTATGGTGGCGTAAGCGGTGTTCGCTTGTGGTGATGACGCTCGTATTTCCAGCACTATTATACGGTTGTCTGGTATCAGTTCTGTCGGAATGGGCGTCACCATAGTAACTGTGACTACAGACGCCTCCCGCCGAGTGGTGAAGTAGACCGCTAGATCTGAAATTGATGAACTTGTTAACTACTCGGCCACCATACGCTATCAAAGGCTTTACGGTAAGTACAGAGTGATAGAACTCGGGAATTTACCTCCGTACAAAGCAAGTGTGACGTCATCAGTGAACCCTTGGATGATAGTAATCGGTCCAACGTGTGCCACGTCATTCTGTATGGTGCCGAGGTATGTCACTCGATCGAATCCAAGGGTGGGGCCTTGTGGGCTTTCTGTGAAACAGAGTAAATATCATAGTTTGTCATAGTTTATTTTTCCATGTAAGAGGGACTCGTGTGAGgctaagaaaattaatttatgcgCTACTATTTGGCCAAAACCACCTACCGTCTGCAGTGAGAGATATGACAATCGTCGCTTGCGCTGAGAGAGCTCCCGGTCTCTGCGCTGTGATGAGGAAGACGAATTTCCGATTGCTTGCCAGCACGGCCTCCGGGATCGCACTGGACACCACAATAGTGACGGTATTCGATCCTGGGCTTACGCTGAACCACTGCGAGTTTTCTGTAGTAAAAGAAACAGCAGTGATATAGGAGAGTgtttaaagaaacatttatcTACAGACTGATTACATAGCCGGTTCTCACCTCCTTGGAGGCCGAACTGAGTGTTGGCGTCATGCCCTCCGGCTAAAGCGATGGACGTGTCTAGACGTAGACCATCAATCGTGTTGTACGATCCTGTGTAAAACGGCGCGTCGAACGCTAGCTGAATCGTCGGGGGTGTGTCGTCCTCGAGAATAGCTTCGAGTACTATGGTGGCGTAAGCGGTGTTCGCTTGTGGTGATGACGCTCGTATTTCCAGCACTATTATACGGTTGTCCGGTATCAGTTCTGTCGGAATGGGCGTCACCATAGTAACTGTGACTACAGACGCCTCCCGCCGAGTGGTGAAGTAGACCGCTAGATCTGAAATTGATGAACTTGTTAACTACTCGGCCACCATACACTATCAAAGGCTTTACGGTTAGTTCAGAGTACAGAGTGATTGAGCTCGGGAACTTACCTCCGTACAAAGCAAGTGTGACGTCATCAGTGAACCCTTGGATGATAGTAATTGGTCCAACGTGTGCCACGTCATTCTGTATAGTGCCGAGGTATGTCACTCGATCGAATCCAAGAGTGGGTCCTTCTGGGCTTACTGTGAAACAGAGTAAATATCATAGTTTGTCATAGTTTATTTTTCCATGTAAGAGGGACTCGTGTGAGGAAAATTAATTTATGCACTACTATTTGGCCAAAACCACCTACCGTCCGCAGTGAGAGATATGACAATCGTCGCTTGCGCTGAGAGAGCTCCCGGTCTCTGCGCTGTGATGAGGAAGACGAATTTCCGATTGCTTGCCAGCACGGCCTCCGGGATCGCACTCGACACCACAATAGTGACGGTATTCGATCCTGGGCTTACGCTGAACCACTGCGAGTTTTCTGTAGTAAAAGAAACAGCAGTGATATAGGAGAGTgtttaaagaaacatttatcTACAGACTGATTACATAGCCGGTTCTCACCTCCTTGGAGGCCGAACTGAGTGTTGGCGTCATGCCCTCCGGCTAAAGCGATGGACGTGTCTAGACGTAGACCATCAATCGTGTTGTACGATCCTGTGTAAAACGGCGCGTCGAACGCTAGCTGAATCGTCGGGGGTGTGTCGTCCTCGAGAATAGCTTCGAGTACTATGGTGGCGTAAGCGGTGTTCGCTTGTGGTGATGACGCTCGTATTTCCAGCACTATTATACGGTTGTCCGGTATCAGTTCTGTCGGAATGGGCGTCACCATAGTAACTGTGACTACAGACGCCTCCCGCCGAGTGGTGAAGTAGACCGCTAGATCTGAAATTGATGAACTTGTTAACTACTCGGCCACCATACACTATCAAAGGCTTTACGGTTAGTTCAGAGTACAGAGTGATTGAGCTCGGGAACTTACCTCCGTACAAAGCAAGTGTGACGTCATCAGTGAACCCTTGGATGATAGTAATTGGTCCAACGTGTGCCACGTCATTCTGTATAGTGCCGAGGTATGTCACTCGATCGAATCCAAGAGTGGGTCCTTCTGGGCTTACTGTGAAACAGAGTAAATATCATAGTTTGTCATAGTTTATTTTTCCATGTAAGAGGGACTCGTGTGAGGAAAATTAATTTATGCACTACTATTTGGCCAAAACCACCTACCGTCCGCAGTGAGAGATATGACAATCGTCGCTTGCGCTGAGAGAGCTCCCGGTCTCTGCGCTGTGATGAGGAAGACGAATTTCCGATTGCTTGCCAGCACGGCCTCCGGGATCGCACTCGACACCACAATAGTGACGGTATTCGATCCTGGGCTTACGCTGAACCACTGCGAGTTTTCTGTAGTAAAAGAAACAGCAGTGATAATAGGAGAGTgtttaaagaaacatttatcTACAGACTGATTACATAGCCGGTTCTCACCTCCTTGGAGGCCGAACTGAGTGTTGGCGTCATGCCCTCCGGCTAAAGCGATGGACGTGTCTAGACGTAGACCATCAATCGTGTTGTACGATCCTGTGTAAAACGGCGCGTCGAACGCTAGCTGAATCGTCGGGGGTGTGTCGTCCTCGAGAAAAGCTTCGAGTACTATGGTGGCGTAAGCGGTGTTCGCTTGTGGTGATGACGCTCGTATTTCCAGCACTATTATGCGGTTGTCTGGTATCAGTTCTGTCGGAATGGGCGTCACCATAGTAACTGTGACTACAGAAGCCTCCCGCCGAGTGGTGAAGTAGACCGCTAGATCTGAAATTGATGAACTTGTTAACTACTCGGCCACCATACACTATCAAAGGCTTTACGGTTAGTTCAGAGTACAGAGTGATTGAGCTCGGGAACTTACCTCCGTACAAAGCAAGTGTGACGTCATCAGTGAACCCTTGGACGATAGTAATCGGTCCAACGTGTGCCACGTCATTCTGTATAGTGCCGAGGTATGTCACTCGATCGAATCCAAGAGTGGGGCCTTGTGGGCTTACTgtgaaacaaagtaaatattttggtttgtcATAGTTTATTTTTCCATGTAAGAGGGACTAGTGTGAGgctaagaaaattaatttatgcaCTACTATTTGGCCAAAACCACCTACCGTCCGCAGTGAGAGATATGATAATCGTCGCTTGCGCTGTGAGAGCTCCCGGTCTCTGCGCTGTGATGAGGAAGACGAATTTCCGATTGCTTGCCAGCACGGCCTCCGGGATCGCATTGGACACCACAATAGTGACGGTATTCGATCCTGGGCTTACGCTGAACCACTGCGAGTTTTCTGTAGTAAAAGAAACAGCAGTGATATAGGAGAGTgtttaaagaaacatttatcTACAGACTGATTACATAGCCGGTTCTCACCTCCTTGGAGGCCGAACTGAGTGTTGGCGTCATGCCCTCCGGCTAAAGCGATGGACGTGTCTAGACGTAGACCATCAATCGTGTTGTACGATCCTGTGTAAAACGGCGCGTCGAACGCTAGCTGAATCGTCGGGGGTGTGTCGTCCTCGAGAATAGCTTCGAGTACTATGGTGGCGTAAGCGGTGTTCGCTTGTGGTGATGACGCTCGTATTTCCAGCACTATTATACGGTTGTCTGGTATCAGTTCTGTCGGAATGGGCGTCACCATAGTAACTGTGACTACAGACGCCTCCCGCCGAGTGGTGAAGTAGACCGCTAGATCTGAAATTGATGAACTTGTTAACTACTCGGCCACCATACGCTATCAAAGGCTTTACGGTAAGTACAGAGTGATAGAGCTCGGGAATTTACCTCCGTACAAAGCAAGTGTGACGTCATCAGTGAACCCTTGGATGATAGTAATCGGTCCAACGTGTGCCACGTCATTCTGTATGGTGCCGAGGTATGTCACTCGATCGAATCCAAGGGTGGGGCCTTGTGGGCTTTCTGTGAAACAGAGTAAAATATCATAGTTTGTCATAGTTTATTTTTCCATGTAAGAGGGACTCGTGTGAGGAAAATTAATTTATGCACTACTATTTGGCCAAAACCACCTACCGTCCGCAGTGAGAGATATGACAATCGTCGCTTGCGCTGAGAGAGCTCCCGGTCTCTGCGCTGTGATGAGGAAGACGAATTTCCGATTGCTTGCCAGCAAGGCCTCCGGGATCGCACTGGACACCACAATAGTGACGGTATTCGATCCTGGGCTTACGCTGAACCACTGCGAGTTTTCTGTAGTAAAAGAAACAGCAGTGATATAGGAGAGTgtttaaagaaacatttatcTACAGACTGATTACATAGCCGGTTCTCACCTCCTTGGAGGCCGAACTGAGTGTTGGCGTCATGCCCTCCGGCTAAAGCGATGGACGTGTCTAGACGTAGACCATCAATCGTGTTGTACGATCCTGTGTAAAACGGCGCGTCGAACGCTAGCTGAATCGTCGGGGGTGTGTCGTCCTCGAGAATAGCTTCGAGTACTATGGTGGCGTAAGCGGTGTTCGCTTGTGGTGATGACGCTCGTATTTCCAGCACTATTATGCGGTTGTCTGGTATCAGTTCTGTCGGAATGGGCGTCACCATAGTAACTGTGACTACAGAAGCCTCCCGCCGAGTGGTGAAGTAGACCGCTAGATCTGAAATTGATGAACTTGTTAACTACTCGGCCACCATACACTATCAAAGGCTTTACGGTTAGTTCAGAGTACAGAGTGATTGAGCTCGGGAACTTACCTCCGTACAAAGCAAGTGTGACGTCATCAGTGAACCCTTGGATGATAGTAATCGGTCCAACGTGTGCCACGTCATTCTGTATAGTGCCGAGGTATGTCACTCGATCGAATCCAAGAGTGGGGCCTTGTGGGCTTTCTgtgaaacaaagtaaatattttggtttgtcATAGTTTATTTTTCCATGTACGAGGGACTAGTGTGAGgctaagaaaattaatttatgcaCTACTATTTGACCAAAACCATCTACCGTCCGCAGTGAGAGATATGACAATCGTCGCTTGCGCTGTGAGAGCTCCCGGTCTCTGCGCTGTGATGAGGAAGACGAATTTCCGATTGCTTGCCAGCACGGCCTCCGGGATCGCATTGGACACCACAATAGTGACGGTATTCGATCCTGGGCTTACGCTGAACCACTGCGAGTTTTCTGTAGTAAAAGAAACAGCAGTGATATAGGAGAGTgtttaaagaaacatttatcTACAGACTGATTACATAGCCGGTTCTCACCTCCTTGGAGGCCGAACTGAGTGTTGGCGTCATGCCCTCCGGCTAAAGCGATGGACGTGTCTAGACGTAGACCATCAATCGTGTTGTACGATCCTGTGTAAAACGGCGCGTCGAACGCTAGCTGAATCGTCGGGGGTGTGTCGTCCTCGAGAATAGCTTCGAGTACTATGGTGGCGTAAGCGGTGTTCGCTTGTGGTGATGACGCTCGTATTTCCAGCACTATTATACGGTTGTCTGGTATCAGTTCTGTCGGAATGGGCGTCACCATAGTAACTGTGACTACAGACGCCTCCCGCCGAGTGGTGAAGTAGACCGCTAGATCTGAAATTGATGAACTTGTTAACTACTCGGCCACCATACGCTATCAAAGGCTTTACGGTAAGTACAGAGTGATAGAGCTCGGGAATTTACCTCCGTACAAAGCAAGTGTGACGTCATCAGTGAACCCTTGGATGATAGTAATCGGTCCAACGTGTGCCACGTCATTCTGTATGGTGCCGAGGTATGTCACTCGATCGAATCCAAGGGTGGGGCCTTGTGGGCTTTCTGTGAAACAGAGTAAAATATCATAGTTTGTCATAGTTTATTTTTCCATGTAAGAGGGACTCGTGTGAGGAAAATTAATTTATGCACTACTATTTGGCCAAAACCACCTACCGTCCGCAGTGAGAGATATGACAATCGTCGCTTGCGCTGAGAGAGCTCCCGGTCTCTGCGCTGTGATGAGGAAGACGAATTTCCGATTGCTTGCCAGCAAGGCCTCCGGGATCGCACTGGACACCACAATAGTGACGGTATTCGATCCTGGGCTTACGCTGAACCACTGCGAGTTTTCTGTAGTAAAAGAAACAGCAGTGATATAGGAGAGTgtttaaagaaacatttatcTACAGACTGATTACATAGCCGGTTCTCACCTCCTTGGAGGCCGAACTGAGTGTTGGCGTCATGCCCTCCGGCTAAAGCGATGGACGTGTCTAGACGTAGACCATCAATCGTGTTGTACGATCCTGTGTAAAACGGCGCGTCGAACGCTAGCTGAATCGTCGGGGGTGTGTCGTCCTCGAGAATAGCTTCGAGTACTATGGTGGCGTAAGCGGTGTTCGCTTGTGGTGATGACGCTCGTATTTCCAGCACTATTATGCGGTTGTCTGGTATCAGTTCTGTCGGAATGGGCGTCACCATAGTAACTGTGACTACAGAAGCCTCCCGCCGAGTGGTGAAGTAGACCGCTAGATCTGAAATTGATGAACTTGTTAACTACTCGGCCACCATACACTATCAAAGGCTTTACGGTTAGTTCAGAGTACAGAGTGATTGAGCTCGGGAACTTACCTCCGTACAAAGCAAGTGTGACGTCATCAGTGAACCCTTGGATGATAGTAATCGGTCCAACGTGTGCCACGTCATTCTGTATAGTGCCGAGGTATGTCACTCGATCGAA
Protein-coding regions in this window:
- the LOC124630244 gene encoding uncharacterized protein LOC124630244 isoform X1, which codes for MAKLIIFLLFLTTYFCISHGKLKLKKKNTFTRGVLVTISKNICMIHVSGCTVVGANWPLPVSGSVVDTYRGVFLDMATIGIDGIESVNYGAAINNRQYVDFNIINSRLVISTNPLFDEYEENETALQMQIAVTFRCSDGSSPITYNFFINVVDTNNNAPQFWNAVEGQPRDEFEFTVTAPLPPGFKITGCLNDLIVRDIDLTTSRIDFAIEDNEYFEIEYGGLTVAKEFQGILKTKTLIRSIPEPITLTISATDVDATGDPPITTKGKITIIGDGEFEMPEEPVFTKAFYLADYTEDNRVVLEETISLRSGYHSDVDFSIEGEFKNNFEIVPNPQYENQMSIGVTIPLTGDVLDQPNVLLAVKANREHTSGASATVVVRLPQGIPLEFERAHYEGTIENNILDVPPLILTQGYEGTVVSANVISDYTLNFNAVVQGNTITLSMTPLAESIINENGFIYLQIVASTDRSITTTVVTLEIIKDDNITPVFNQPIYTGSYNPGADLSIEQISFTQGYDGIDSLDLFGDNSNYFTATQVGASVRITVSTIPPALYSLGRIVLSLEATKPRTVGASATLIINLPGARELGFESSTYRGSLQNNVLTLDPIPLTLGYDENIDFSITGDYASNFRVSKEENRAIIRLETPISNEVILENNIVMLTLAASGLNAVTTTTSVLLDIIKDDTTTPVFSRNIYYGTYLGTNINIDDIILTQGYDSSVTFRLDGDHAQYFDVSNTGNRVEIVQLSPIPEGLIHNEKVLVFNVLALKALTVGANAAVSISFPSELTDPVVMRFAQNTYTATIDNNGLTADHIVLSTGYAPGTEFVHTGDYSSYFSITPNENRVTLSLLNPLPTDVIPNSFIVLEIKATRERAVSASTSIVVDIIQEEIVPPKFTQPYYRGVYDPESGLQFNEVISLLYGHDDTADFHLDGEFSSLFRLVELDGKSRSIEVLAPISEEVLKDNSHLLFTVVATKPGSYTARATISIDIVKESPQGTLEFDRVTYLGTIQNDVAHVGPITIIQGFTDDVTLALYGDLAVYFTTRREASVVTVTMVTPIPTELIPDNRIIVLEIRASSPQANTAYATIVLEAILEDDTPPTIQLAFDAPFYTGSYNTIDGLRLDTSIALAGGHDANTQFGLQGENSQWFSVSPGSNTVTIVVSSAIPEAVLASNRKFVFLITAQRPGALSAQATIVISLTADESPLGPTLGFDRVTYLGTIQNDVAHVGPITIIQGFTDDVTLALYGDLAVYFTTRREASVVTVTMVTPIPTELIPDNRIIVLEIRASSPQANTAYATIVLEAILEDDTPPTIQLAFDAPFYTGSYNTIDGLRLDTSIALAGEHDANTQFGLQGENSQWFSVSPGSNTVTIVVSSAIPEAVLASNRKFVFLITAQRPGALSAQATIVISLTADESPQGPTLGFDRVTYLGTIQNDVAHVGPITIIQGFTDDVTLALYGDLAVYFTTRREASVVTVTMVTPIPTELIPDNRIIVLEIRASSPQANTAYATIVLEAILEDDTPPTIQLAFDAPFYTGSYNTIDGLRLDTSIALAGGHDANTQFGLQGENSQWFSVSPGSNTVTIVVSSAIPEALLASNRKFVFLITAQRPGALSAQATIVISLTADESPQGPTLGFDRVTYLGTIQNDVAHVGPITIIQGFTDDVTLALYGDLAVYFTTRREASVVTVTMVTPIPTELIPDNRIIVLEIRASSPQANTAYATIVLEAILEDDTPPTIQLAFDAPFYTGSYNTIDGLRLDTSIALAGGHDANTQFGLQGENSQWFSVSPGSNTVTIVVSNAIPEAVLASNRKFVFLITAQRPGALTAQATIVISLTADESPQGPTLGFDRVTYLGTIQNDVAHVGPITIIQGFTDDVTLALYGDLAVYFTTRREASVVTVTMVTPIPTELIPDNRIIVLEIRASSPQANTAYATIVLEAILEDDTPPTIQLAFDAPFYTGSYNTIDGLRLDTSIALAGGHDANTQFGLQGENSQWFSVSPGSNTVTIVVSSAIPEALLASNRKFVFLITAQRPGALSAQATIVISLTADESPQGPTLGFDRVTYLGTIQNDVAHVGPITIIQGFTDDVTLALYGDLAVYFTTRREASVVTVTMVTPIPTELIPDNRIIVLEIRASSPQANTAYATIVLEAILEDDTPPTIQLAFDAPFYTGSYNTIDGLRLDTSIALAGGHDANTQFGLQGENSQWFSVSPGSNTVTIVVSNAIPEAVLASNRKFVFLITAQRPGALTAQATIIISLTADVSPQGPTLGFDRVTYLGTIQNDVAHVGPITIVQGFTDDVTLALYGDLAVYFTTRREASVVTVTMVTPIPTELIPDNRIIVLEIRASSPQANTAYATIVLEAFLEDDTPPTIQLAFDAPFYTGSYNTIDGLRLDTSIALAGGHDANTQFGLQGENSQWFSVSPGSNTVTIVVSSAIPEAVLASNRKFVFLITAQRPGALSAQATIVISLTADVSPEGPTLGFDRVTYLGTIQNDVAHVGPITIIQGFTDDVTLALYGDLAVYFTTRREASVVTVTMVTPIPTELIPDNRIIVLEIRASSPQANTAYATIVLEAILEDDTPPTIQLAFDAPFYTGSYNTIDGLRLDTSIALAGGHDANTQFGLQGENSQWFSVSPGSNTVTIVVSSAIPEAVLASNRKFVFLITAQRPGALSAQATIVISLTADVSPEGPTLGFDRVTYLGTIQNDVAHVGPITIIQGFTDDVTLALYGDLAVYFTTRREASVVTVTMVTPIPTELIPDNRIIVLEIRASSPQANTAYATIVLEAILEDDTPPTIQLAFDAPFYTGSYNTIDGLRLDTSIALAGGHDANTQFGLQGENSQWFSVSPGSNTVTIVVSSAIPEAVLASNRKFVFLITAQRPGALSAQATIVISLTADESPQGPTLGFDRVTYLGTIQNDVAHVGPITIIQGFTDDVTLALYGDLAVYFTTRREASVVTVTMVTPIPTELIPDNRIIVLEIRASSPQANTAYATIVLEAILEDDTPPTIQLAFDAPFYTGSYNTIDGLRLDTSIALAGGHDANTQFGLQGENSQWFSVSPGSNTVTIVVSNAIPEAVLASNRKFVFLITAQRPGALSAQATIVISLTADESPQGPTLGFDRVTYLGTIQNDVAHVGPITIIQGFTDDVTLALYGDLAVYFTTRREASVVTVTMVTPIPTELIPDNRIIVLAIRASSPQANTAYATIVLEAILEDNTPPTIQLAFDAPFYTGSYNTIDGLRLDTSIALAGGHDANTQFGLQGENSQWFSVSPGSNTVTIVVSSAIPEAVLASNRKFVFLITAQRPGALSAQATIVISLTADESPQGPTLGFDRVTYLGTIQNDVAHVGPITIIQGFTDDVTLALYGDLAVYFTTRREASVVTVTMVTPIPTELIPDNRIIVLEIRASSPQANTAYATIVLEAILEDDTPPTIHLAFDAPFYTGSYNTIDGLRLDTSIALAGGHDANTQFGLQGENSQWFSVSPGSNTVTIVVSSAIPEAVLASNRKFVFLITAQRPGALSAQATIVIAVTDGSSNGNVAEFENVFYEGVIQGNDVRHELVRIFGYDGTTVDVIGDYSNLFMARASDGVVTVGASGTLNLPDDVTRVVLELQAAGARTAMVLNVEQSDAPILPTVTFSSELYEVTVGIAQTGLIGRVSATTNNGEAVTYSLGTLNAHLQTRLSINNEGELHLSAPANSGVYAFQVVATSVITQATGTATVTLAVEGEIVVPPLIIIDRDEEQPHRNLVVLDPEQQSGCHYTMTHRWPTNANWLYVDENGLHANVIDREHPSIAFMALSQVQVELILHCENDNPGRSKRSERTDWLGPYDYGSNKWILTDTILYNSRRSLVNLIVNDINDNDPIFVGKEHEPIVVGYPTDDLEEKILPRSLVELKATDADVGENAQLMYSSAESSLAVAPTTGFVHVRSGATLVQDQILTVRATDQNGNGRTGTIQLMVKLLDLSHIAVVTVRDAFLDDETTVLNQLSAAVGYEVKALRSVVISDDIDGDVTRKTREANNGGASLQLYVYGLIAREPVVVERLTTDISTNAANVNVISTLTLEDHLQDINIFERDIGLLVATVVLSVLLFMLIVVIAIWFFLRWRKSKKYNELSEENSIASRNSSLGEVPKPEPMKPRLNIEDLKRSEKRLQERLEAPIEEISVEPMTSRKLESPVEAILDVPVPEVIPPIPIVIQSIDKLKDADDDDDTDDEFGEVTAPRKSVVTFNENVEKIITVEDDAEDDGDSSRAGYEVYRL